The following are encoded together in the Fundulus heteroclitus isolate FHET01 chromosome 19, MU-UCD_Fhet_4.1, whole genome shotgun sequence genome:
- the lbh gene encoding protein LBH, with the protein MSVFSPQIFCPVFVPVPDMTEVMISNTPMEDMRLSPSKDRLSFQIFPDPSDFDRCCKLKDRLPSIVVEPTEGEVESGELRWPPEEFLVSEEEEDEEEPGDCSMQNGQPAQNSQH; encoded by the exons CCCAGTGTTTGTGCCCGTCCCAGATATGACTGAGGTGATGATCAGTAACACCCCCATGGAGGACATGAGGCTCAGCCCAAGCAAGGACAGACTCTCCTTCcag ATATTTCCAGACCCCTCGGACTTCGACCGTTGCTGTAAGCTTAAGGATCGCCTCCCATCCATCGTGGTGGAGCCAACAGAAGGAGAGGTGGAGAGCGGAGAGCTTCGCTGGCCTCCGGAGGAGTTCCTCGTCAgcgaggaggaagaggatgaagaggagccGGGCGACTGCAGCATGCAAAATGGACAGCCGGCACAGAATTCCCAGCACTAG